The Polaribacter tangerinus genome has a segment encoding these proteins:
- a CDS encoding alpha-amylase family glycosyl hydrolase gives MPLKENQILNGVMLNAYPDSIGKNLGDAIKMLQNEAFKNTFSFFYILPTFFNSDLDRGFSIIDYNLNKELVSAKDLKELKKLNIQLKFDIVLNHLSVNSPQFKDLLKNGENSKYKDFFINWNEFWKENGTLNDNGVVVPQEKYLEKLFMRKIGLPVLKVPFPDGTEKPYWNTFYQEVKHKKISVETLASLKEVAVTEKKEIVKKVNEIIENNQPISSFKLEKKEHLTKKIKQIVQQNSTFLGQMDVNANSELLWEFYEKTLAKLKEYGCKILRLDAFAYLHKEVGKSNFFNKPGTWQHLNKIEEIAQKNNLILLPEIHAEYGANLHDEVAENGYQIYDFFLPGLIIHALEKNTNQALYNWINEIINKGYKTVNMLGCHDGIPFLDLKGKTVNNKYYKGLLEDDEIEAVMETVIERGGRVKNLYDPSGKKISYYQVNATYFSALGEHEQKLLLARAIQLFVPGIAQIWYLDLFAGRNNYNAVKKGGTGAHKEINRTSLSNKDIEEGLKKPIVKNQLKLIRLRNTSNAFNGKIIVENSAKNELHIKWQNNDDYAILRANLTNFSFSVKFTENKIEKKITF, from the coding sequence ATGCCTTTAAAAGAAAATCAAATTTTAAACGGAGTAATGCTAAATGCATATCCAGATAGTATTGGTAAAAACCTAGGAGACGCAATAAAAATGCTTCAAAATGAAGCGTTTAAAAACACTTTCTCTTTTTTTTATATTTTACCTACCTTTTTTAATAGCGATTTAGATAGGGGATTTTCTATAATTGATTACAACTTAAATAAAGAATTGGTTTCTGCAAAGGACCTAAAAGAGTTAAAAAAATTAAATATTCAACTAAAGTTTGATATTGTTTTAAATCACTTATCGGTAAATTCTCCTCAGTTTAAAGACTTACTAAAAAATGGAGAAAACTCTAAATACAAAGACTTTTTTATTAACTGGAACGAGTTCTGGAAAGAAAATGGAACACTAAATGACAACGGTGTTGTGGTGCCTCAAGAAAAGTATTTAGAAAAGCTTTTTATGAGAAAAATAGGTCTTCCTGTTTTAAAAGTACCTTTTCCAGACGGAACAGAAAAACCATATTGGAACACTTTTTATCAAGAAGTAAAACATAAAAAAATTAGCGTAGAAACACTCGCCAGCCTTAAAGAAGTTGCTGTAACAGAAAAAAAAGAAATCGTTAAAAAAGTAAATGAAATTATTGAAAACAATCAACCCATCTCTTCATTTAAGCTTGAAAAAAAGGAACATCTTACAAAAAAAATTAAACAAATAGTACAACAAAACAGCACTTTTTTGGGTCAAATGGATGTAAATGCAAATTCAGAATTACTCTGGGAATTCTATGAAAAAACACTTGCAAAACTAAAAGAGTATGGCTGTAAAATTTTACGTTTAGACGCTTTTGCATATTTACATAAAGAAGTGGGAAAATCTAATTTTTTTAATAAACCTGGCACTTGGCAGCATTTAAATAAAATTGAAGAAATAGCCCAAAAAAATAACCTCATATTGCTCCCCGAAATTCATGCAGAATATGGCGCCAATCTTCATGATGAAGTGGCAGAAAATGGATATCAAATTTACGACTTCTTTTTGCCTGGGTTAATAATTCATGCATTAGAAAAAAACACGAATCAAGCTCTTTATAATTGGATAAATGAAATTATAAATAAAGGATACAAAACAGTAAATATGTTAGGCTGCCACGACGGAATTCCCTTTTTAGACTTAAAAGGAAAAACAGTTAACAATAAATACTACAAAGGGCTACTTGAAGATGATGAAATAGAAGCCGTTATGGAAACTGTAATAGAAAGAGGTGGTCGTGTAAAAAACCTATACGATCCTTCTGGAAAAAAAATATCTTACTACCAAGTAAATGCAACCTATTTTAGTGCTTTAGGAGAACACGAACAAAAACTATTGTTGGCTAGAGCTATTCAATTATTTGTACCCGGAATTGCACAAATTTGGTATTTAGATTTGTTTGCTGGTAGAAACAATTACAACGCAGTTAAAAAAGGAGGAACAGGCGCACATAAAGAAATAAACAGAACTTCGCTTAGTAATAAAGATATTGAAGAAGGATTAAAAAAACCAATTGTAAAAAATCAATTAAAATTAATTCGTTTAAGAAACACTTCAAATGCTTTTAATGGCAAAATAATAGTAGAAAATAGTGCAAAAAACGAACTACACATAAAATGGCAAAATAACGATGACTATGCTATACTTCGTGCAAACCTTACAAACTTTTCTTTTTCGGTAAAGTTTACAGAAAATAAAATAGAAAAAAAGATTACTTTTTAA
- a CDS encoding carbohydrate kinase family protein produces the protein MKKENNHIDILCVGEVLIDFIGHQDNVLINETRDYHRYLGGSPANVAMNSKRLGLNSVMVSAIGNDGFGEYILKRLNTIGIDAKHVKKVPHKATSVIFVSKSNGTPDFIPYRSADFEITENQITAEMLSKTTIYHTTCFALSKKPAQTTILKKAAEAFQNNCKLSIDLNYAKELWPNKEEALKVIKAYCKFNPLLKISDDDMFRFFEKKLPHEEIFNFFHELGVDTVCLTLGSKGVKLSEKEKKQIQLPAIKIDNVMDTTGAGDAFWSGFLFAYIKNKPTKECLKVALNLAALKLQNVGRLPDNINIVSKLL, from the coding sequence TTTAATAGACTTTATTGGTCATCAAGACAATGTTCTTATCAATGAAACTAGAGATTACCACCGTTACTTAGGTGGCTCTCCAGCAAACGTTGCTATGAACAGTAAACGGTTGGGTTTAAACTCTGTAATGGTATCGGCTATCGGAAACGATGGTTTTGGTGAATATATATTAAAACGATTAAACACTATTGGTATAGATGCTAAGCATGTAAAAAAAGTACCACACAAAGCTACTAGTGTAATTTTTGTTTCTAAATCTAACGGAACACCCGATTTTATTCCTTACAGAAGTGCTGACTTTGAAATTACAGAAAATCAAATTACAGCAGAAATGCTATCAAAAACAACTATTTATCATACCACTTGTTTTGCTTTAAGTAAAAAACCCGCACAAACTACCATTCTTAAAAAAGCAGCAGAGGCATTTCAAAACAACTGTAAACTAAGTATCGACTTAAATTATGCAAAAGAACTTTGGCCAAATAAAGAAGAAGCACTAAAAGTTATAAAAGCATACTGTAAATTTAATCCGCTATTAAAAATAAGTGATGATGACATGTTTCGGTTTTTTGAAAAAAAATTACCCCATGAAGAGATTTTTAATTTTTTTCACGAATTAGGAGTCGATACAGTTTGCTTAACATTAGGTAGTAAAGGCGTAAAGTTATCTGAAAAAGAAAAAAAACAAATACAACTACCTGCAATAAAAATAGATAATGTGATGGATACGACAGGCGCTGGAGATGCCTTTTGGTCTGGTTTTCTATTTGCATACATCAAAAATAAACCAACAAAAGAATGCCTTAAAGTTGCCCTAAATTTAGCCGCTTTAAAATTGCAAAACGTTGGCAGATTGCCAGACAACATAAATATTGTTTCGAAACTATTATAA
- a CDS encoding NADP-dependent malic enzyme: MSDSRKRHEALVYHAKPKPGKIEVIPTKKYATQHDLALAYSPGVAEPCLEIAKDKNNVYKYTSKGNLVAVITNGTAVLGLGDIGPEASKPVMEGKGLLFKIFADIDVFDIEVDATDVEQFISTVKAIAPTFGGINLEDIKAPEAFEIERRLKEELDIPVMHDDQHGTAIISAAALKNAVDISNKKMSEIKIVVNGAGAAAISCTRLYLKLGVKRENVVMCDSKGVIRKDRDNLSSQKAEFATSRDLETLEEAMQNSDVFIGLSTGNIVTPKMLLSMGKNPIVFAMANPVPEIEYDVAVATREDIIMATGRSDHPNQVNNVLGFPFIFRGALDVRATKINEEMKMAAVHALADLAKKSVPEQVNIVYDEVSLTYGKEYIIPKPFDPRLIYEIPPAIAKAAMDSGVALEPISDWNRYTEELMERSGSGSKEIRLLHNRAKSNPKRIVFAEADHLDVLKAAQRVHEEKLGSVILLGRKEVILALKEEIGFTDNVTIIDPKTDEEKERRHHFGKVYWENRQRKGRTYSEAKKLMRERNYFAAMMVNEGHADALITGYSRPYPTVVKPMLELIEKDKDVTRIAACNLMLTKQGPLFLADTTINENPSAKDLAKIAQMTGNFASMFGMKPNIAMLSFSNFGSSSSETSKKIREAVAYIHRYFPNTVIDGEIQADFALNPEMLAKEFPFSKLNGKKVNVLIFPNLESANITYKLLKQVQGAESIGPVILGFNKPVHILQLGASVDEMVNMAALAVVDAQQKEKRKKGKKQ; this comes from the coding sequence ATGAGCGATTCTAGAAAAAGACATGAAGCTTTGGTATATCACGCAAAACCAAAACCCGGTAAAATTGAAGTGATACCCACTAAAAAATATGCTACACAGCACGATTTAGCTTTGGCATATTCACCTGGTGTTGCAGAGCCTTGTTTAGAAATAGCAAAAGACAAAAACAACGTTTACAAATATACTTCTAAAGGAAATTTAGTTGCAGTAATTACCAATGGAACTGCGGTTTTAGGATTAGGTGATATTGGCCCTGAAGCCTCTAAACCTGTAATGGAGGGAAAAGGATTACTATTTAAAATTTTTGCCGATATTGATGTTTTTGATATTGAGGTAGATGCCACAGATGTAGAACAATTTATTTCTACTGTAAAAGCAATTGCACCAACATTTGGAGGCATAAATTTAGAAGATATTAAGGCTCCTGAAGCTTTTGAAATAGAAAGAAGATTAAAAGAAGAGCTTGATATTCCGGTAATGCACGACGACCAGCACGGAACAGCAATTATTTCTGCTGCAGCACTAAAAAATGCTGTTGATATTTCAAACAAAAAAATGTCTGAGATAAAAATAGTTGTAAATGGTGCCGGTGCAGCAGCAATTTCTTGTACTAGATTATACCTAAAATTAGGTGTAAAAAGAGAAAATGTAGTAATGTGCGATAGCAAAGGAGTTATCAGAAAAGATAGAGACAACCTAAGCTCTCAAAAAGCAGAATTTGCAACTTCTAGAGACCTAGAAACTTTGGAAGAAGCAATGCAAAATTCAGATGTTTTTATAGGGCTTTCTACAGGAAATATTGTAACGCCTAAAATGCTTTTATCAATGGGAAAAAACCCTATTGTTTTTGCAATGGCAAACCCTGTTCCAGAAATAGAATATGACGTTGCAGTAGCTACCAGAGAAGATATTATTATGGCAACAGGTAGGTCTGACCACCCAAACCAAGTAAACAATGTTCTTGGTTTTCCTTTTATTTTTAGAGGAGCGTTAGATGTAAGAGCTACAAAAATTAACGAAGAAATGAAAATGGCGGCCGTTCATGCTTTAGCAGATTTGGCAAAAAAATCGGTGCCTGAACAAGTTAATATTGTATATGATGAGGTAAGCCTAACTTATGGTAAAGAATACATTATTCCAAAACCTTTCGACCCAAGATTAATATACGAAATACCACCAGCAATAGCAAAAGCAGCTATGGATTCTGGAGTTGCACTTGAGCCAATTTCAGACTGGAACAGGTACACCGAAGAGCTAATGGAACGATCTGGTTCTGGTAGTAAAGAAATTAGACTTTTACACAACCGAGCAAAAAGCAATCCGAAACGTATTGTTTTTGCAGAAGCAGACCATCTAGATGTATTAAAAGCAGCTCAAAGGGTTCATGAAGAAAAATTAGGTTCTGTAATTTTACTAGGAAGAAAAGAAGTTATTTTAGCATTAAAAGAAGAAATTGGCTTTACAGACAATGTAACTATTATCGATCCTAAAACAGACGAAGAAAAAGAAAGAAGACATCACTTCGGAAAAGTATATTGGGAAAACAGACAACGAAAAGGACGTACCTATTCTGAGGCCAAGAAATTGATGCGAGAACGCAACTATTTTGCAGCAATGATGGTAAATGAAGGCCATGCAGATGCTTTAATAACAGGGTATTCTAGACCTTACCCAACTGTGGTAAAACCAATGTTAGAGTTAATTGAAAAAGACAAAGATGTTACCAGAATAGCAGCTTGTAATTTAATGTTAACAAAACAAGGACCATTGTTTTTGGCAGATACAACTATTAACGAAAATCCGTCTGCTAAAGATTTAGCAAAAATTGCTCAAATGACAGGTAATTTTGCCAGTATGTTTGGAATGAAACCAAATATTGCCATGCTATCTTTCTCTAACTTCGGATCATCTAGTTCCGAAACTTCAAAAAAAATTAGAGAAGCGGTAGCCTACATACATCGTTATTTTCCGAACACTGTTATTGATGGCGAAATACAAGCAGACTTTGCCTTAAATCCAGAAATGCTAGCAAAAGAGTTTCCGTTTTCTAAGTTGAACGGAAAAAAAGTGAATGTTTTAATATTTCCTAACTTAGAGTCTGCAAACATTACTTATAAATTATTAAAACAAGTACAAGGAGCAGAATCTATTGGTCCTGTAATTTTAGGTTTTAATAAGCCTGTACACATTTTACAACTTGGTGCAAGTGTAGATGAAATGGTAAATATGGCTGCTTTAGCAGTTGTAGATGCTCAACAAAAAGAGAAAAGAAAAAAAGGTAAAAAGCAGTAA
- the ruvA gene encoding Holliday junction branch migration protein RuvA yields MITQIRGRLVEKTPTEAVIDCNGVGYLLHISLNTFSALPADENVILYTHLSIREDAHTLYGFINKTEREVFKLLISVSGVGPSIARTMCSSMTSEEIQHAIASEDVKLIQSVKGIGAKTAQRVIVDLKDKILKTFDIDEISVSTSNTNKDEALSALEVLGFQRKQSEKIITAILKENPDATVEKIIKLALKSL; encoded by the coding sequence ATGATTACACAAATAAGAGGAAGGTTAGTAGAAAAAACACCTACAGAAGCTGTAATAGATTGTAATGGTGTGGGTTATTTATTACATATTTCTTTAAACACTTTTAGTGCTTTACCAGCAGATGAAAACGTAATTTTATATACACACCTTTCCATCAGAGAAGACGCACACACCTTATATGGTTTTATTAATAAAACAGAAAGAGAAGTATTTAAGCTTTTAATTTCTGTTTCTGGGGTTGGCCCTAGCATTGCAAGAACCATGTGTTCTTCTATGACTTCTGAAGAAATACAGCATGCAATAGCCTCTGAAGATGTAAAACTAATTCAATCTGTTAAAGGAATTGGAGCAAAAACAGCGCAAAGAGTTATTGTAGATTTAAAAGATAAAATCTTAAAAACGTTTGATATTGATGAGATTTCTGTAAGCACAAGCAATACAAACAAAGATGAAGCGTTATCTGCTTTAGAAGTGTTGGGTTTCCAAAGAAAGCAGTCCGAAAAAATAATTACGGCTATTTTAAAAGAAAACCCAGACGCTACAGTAGAAAAAATAATAAAATTAGCATTAAAAAGCTTATAA